The Kitasatospora sp. NBC_00374 genome has a segment encoding these proteins:
- a CDS encoding AAA family ATPase has protein sequence MTPTTDQTTAPQAPPARQILPAEERYADELAFLAALDDGPRPPGWALTPSAVVTFVCGSGGEALNLPARRRAAGRLPAKLVIAPKFVGERALVERCVVTLAGERGLLLVGEPGTAKSMLSELLSAAVSGTSDLTVQGTAGTTEDAFRYGWNYALLLAQGPTPQALVASPVLTAMRTGRVARIEEITRCLPEVQDALVSILSDRRVNVPELAGTPDASVAAAPGFTVLATANLRDRGVSEMSAALKRRFNFETVHPIADAEAEMSLVRGQATAAVQRAGAAFAVDDAVLDVLVTVFRDLRTGRSAEGWDLERPGTVMSTAEAVHVASSLGLASAYLAGGDVLDLVPGHLLGAVRKDDPADHARLLGYWDGPVRRRAEDGSAMWRRLWDLRENLR, from the coding sequence ATGACCCCGACGACCGACCAGACCACGGCCCCCCAGGCCCCGCCGGCCCGGCAGATCCTGCCCGCCGAGGAGCGGTACGCCGACGAACTCGCCTTCCTCGCCGCCCTCGACGACGGTCCCCGCCCGCCCGGATGGGCGCTCACCCCGAGCGCCGTGGTCACCTTCGTCTGCGGCAGCGGCGGCGAGGCCCTCAACCTCCCGGCCCGCCGCCGGGCCGCCGGCAGGCTGCCGGCGAAGCTGGTGATCGCCCCCAAGTTCGTCGGCGAACGCGCCCTGGTCGAACGCTGCGTGGTCACCCTCGCGGGGGAGCGGGGCCTGCTGCTCGTCGGCGAGCCCGGCACCGCCAAGTCGATGCTCTCCGAACTGCTGTCCGCCGCCGTGAGCGGCACCAGCGACCTCACCGTGCAGGGCACCGCGGGCACCACCGAGGACGCCTTCCGCTACGGCTGGAACTACGCCCTGCTGCTGGCCCAGGGGCCGACCCCGCAGGCCCTCGTCGCCTCCCCGGTGCTCACCGCCATGCGGACCGGCCGGGTCGCCCGGATCGAGGAGATCACCCGCTGCCTGCCCGAGGTGCAGGACGCCCTGGTCTCCATCCTCTCCGACCGCCGGGTGAACGTCCCCGAGCTCGCGGGCACCCCCGACGCCTCCGTCGCCGCGGCCCCGGGCTTCACCGTCCTCGCCACGGCGAACCTCCGCGACCGCGGCGTCTCGGAGATGTCCGCGGCCCTCAAGCGGCGCTTCAACTTCGAGACCGTCCACCCGATCGCCGACGCCGAGGCCGAGATGTCGCTGGTCCGCGGCCAGGCCACCGCCGCCGTCCAGCGCGCCGGCGCCGCCTTCGCCGTCGACGACGCCGTCCTCGACGTCCTGGTCACCGTCTTCCGCGACCTGCGCACCGGCCGCTCCGCCGAGGGCTGGGACCTCGAACGCCCCGGCACCGTGATGTCCACCGCCGAGGCCGTCCACGTGGCCTCCTCGCTCGGCCTCGCCTCCGCCTACCTCGCCGGCGGCGACGTGCTCGACCTCGTCCCCGGGCACCTCCTCGGCGCCGTGCGCAAGGACGACCCCGCCGACCACGCCCGCCTGCTCGGCTACTGGGACGGTCCGGTCCGCCGCCGCGCCGAGGACGGCTCCGCCATGTGGCGCCGCCTGTGGGACCTGCGGGAGAACCTGCGGTGA
- a CDS encoding DNA-binding protein — MTEAQAADLLLAGGVLPPGTTGAGERAVPLTARSYRHPGLDDRVVVRLVPGELGPAEDLAAGFLGLRPAEDTDGPDAAPVEVGLGLRQALGFPEWVLVHHPADGHHALGIVPELDRVAHLAKSKPKAAFDAYLEIADRLAAAVPHFLPTFHEQAGRVFLAVENATYAAQLFTRARKAEAQHGLRVDEDRLDAVFLEYALAGALPVKVLSGYAKELAARVPADEAFRRFRTLCVRRTAGGLQPSAQMAADLRRLARAAGTDPDTAEGEYLADLLGLPATLRAALGWWKGHREALASLARRDPAIRGALLNLMPAADDRDLPGLWLDILEECGATPGLCDPGLPPQERPTDGAAGWLERFLAWRGGRWGARTRIPALYALVERTAAQLRAELAGTDRAVRVTEADVDLLDQLLSLDVPVADPADNTALRLEQWASDDTRRDLLALAADDRFRPAFRSGAHRIGGSHDGIRALRVLAESPGGRPMLAEWMAEVARTSRATGLPGLPDAISRLTWLPGEVLALAEDDVRGAAALDLPEVLARTLRGGVLDELGWPAWDEAAAALVAPKDVDDIIVSDAWPHLIVAGPTQARVIGAEGTVLTHDLRIPADDTAGSTGFHYVDEELLVYWYSRQRSHRAAGYWHTAADRIFSMPEGTRTRGTDVNWLGNMRDFSLPLPGGGRTTGAGVVHPGDTSVPAERAVISDGTSFWVWADAEPRDTWHEYDPATGTTGRAAMPGFLADALTHAPAGSTFGSGWLRPTATTGPTPADTPVDGLYGWRSVTLPDGTKRGEDLAGNTVTVPAHANTPVRRVLFPGCDHPQAVAQDSYSISLYDEDHVVTATARTDNAPGTFAEGSLALPPLRYWHCLQPRDPQGSRALRRIDRDTTAALIKAAAATDPKKPRELLDAVRTVLPEVGHDALVAGIAGIVRFATTQQLALDAVAKRLEQQLSGTGEEPDEEPVGPTDQQVREALNGLGYHRGWYGSEHTHDILRQTRALARAVRAELEPAPAGTLHVDAPALPGERLNWIDLGSLAPALAFRVAVATTDPQDREALHALGLELDTLGLTTATGGANWRQSRVHLDGSHLLDTDGSRRSAHVDALLAQGDGAFLAFVAADVADNGDAECTVLHHDPAGRFEIPAPYTLRSTGPIPAGPTDDRLPGLLAALAARGPAPWFPAAAEEFARLTGVTETMARLVVAGLPKADSYERGFLTPELRKLLGVKVADAAVAKGELRALAADTRRAVVAALLPAEPDRLWTEGPDVAAAAEVWNAKVGRRVAVPEALLAEAVRAVRTDWAPTVSLAAVLDPAGTPELTRDLAWKVKGDRVVPAEQGATGFTAKTLVGAVALTAWLAHRLPAGDPLRAALPAALAAVRDRLANPELMLDLGRYVHLPAFRKVAGAPTEVGEGYERYGAVIMATHDDQPAPGIRTALLDTAGQDPYLPALRLDDQQPFPAETALGAARDPRLAAALADPGDPVAGERGKDGTWWPQDPSRSVPDLVEAVAERHGLGADAATVYLMLLAMPDPTDRNTARWTGWRPARIKAARAELAATDLVVEATRSRAGRSLFLPGGWTELRTPHLPVETWKLPLLDLVSGQSVLLGVAVPTEPAAALYRRAWARLGDGDLPRFQELRTRRGRRR, encoded by the coding sequence ATGACCGAGGCGCAAGCCGCAGACCTGCTGCTGGCGGGAGGCGTGCTGCCCCCGGGGACGACGGGCGCGGGCGAGCGGGCGGTCCCGCTCACCGCCCGGAGCTACCGTCACCCCGGGCTGGACGACCGGGTCGTGGTACGGCTGGTCCCCGGCGAGCTGGGCCCGGCCGAGGACCTCGCCGCGGGCTTCCTCGGCCTGCGGCCCGCCGAGGACACCGACGGGCCCGACGCCGCCCCCGTGGAGGTCGGCCTCGGCCTGCGCCAGGCCCTCGGCTTCCCCGAATGGGTGCTGGTGCACCACCCGGCGGACGGCCACCACGCGCTCGGCATCGTGCCGGAGCTCGACCGGGTCGCCCACCTGGCCAAGTCCAAGCCGAAGGCGGCGTTCGACGCCTACCTGGAGATCGCCGACCGCCTGGCCGCGGCCGTGCCGCACTTCCTCCCGACCTTCCACGAGCAGGCCGGCCGGGTGTTCCTCGCGGTGGAGAACGCCACCTACGCCGCGCAGCTGTTCACCCGGGCCCGCAAGGCCGAGGCCCAGCACGGCCTGCGGGTCGACGAGGACCGCCTCGACGCGGTGTTCCTGGAGTACGCGCTGGCCGGCGCACTGCCCGTCAAGGTGCTGTCCGGGTACGCGAAGGAACTCGCCGCCCGCGTCCCGGCGGACGAGGCGTTCCGCCGCTTCCGCACGCTCTGCGTGCGCCGCACCGCCGGCGGCCTGCAGCCGTCCGCCCAGATGGCCGCGGACCTGCGCAGGCTCGCCCGCGCCGCGGGCACCGACCCGGACACCGCCGAGGGCGAGTACCTGGCCGACCTGCTCGGCCTGCCGGCCACCCTGCGCGCTGCCCTCGGCTGGTGGAAGGGGCACCGCGAGGCCCTGGCATCGCTGGCCCGGCGCGACCCCGCGATACGCGGCGCGCTGCTGAACCTGATGCCCGCCGCCGACGACCGCGACCTGCCCGGCCTCTGGCTGGACATCCTGGAGGAGTGCGGCGCCACCCCCGGCCTGTGCGACCCGGGCCTGCCGCCGCAGGAGCGCCCGACCGACGGCGCGGCCGGCTGGCTCGAACGCTTCCTCGCCTGGCGCGGAGGCCGCTGGGGCGCCCGCACCCGGATCCCGGCCCTGTACGCCCTCGTCGAGCGGACGGCCGCGCAGCTGCGCGCCGAACTGGCCGGCACCGACCGGGCCGTCCGCGTCACCGAGGCCGACGTCGACCTGCTCGACCAGCTGCTCTCCCTCGACGTCCCGGTCGCCGACCCCGCCGACAACACGGCGCTGCGCCTGGAGCAGTGGGCCTCGGACGACACCCGCCGCGACCTGCTCGCGCTGGCCGCCGACGACCGCTTCCGCCCGGCCTTCCGCAGCGGCGCGCACCGCATCGGCGGCAGCCACGACGGCATCCGGGCGCTGCGGGTGCTCGCCGAGTCGCCGGGCGGCCGCCCGATGCTGGCCGAGTGGATGGCGGAGGTCGCCCGCACCTCCCGCGCCACCGGCCTGCCCGGCCTGCCCGACGCGATCAGCCGGCTCACCTGGCTGCCCGGCGAGGTCCTGGCCCTCGCCGAGGACGACGTGCGCGGCGCGGCCGCCCTCGACCTCCCCGAGGTGCTCGCCCGCACCCTGCGCGGCGGCGTCCTCGACGAGCTCGGCTGGCCCGCCTGGGACGAGGCGGCGGCCGCGCTGGTCGCACCGAAGGACGTCGACGACATCATCGTCTCGGACGCCTGGCCGCACCTGATCGTCGCCGGCCCCACCCAGGCCCGGGTGATCGGCGCCGAGGGCACCGTCCTCACCCACGACCTGCGGATCCCGGCCGACGACACCGCCGGCAGCACCGGCTTCCACTACGTGGACGAGGAACTGCTCGTCTACTGGTACTCGCGTCAGCGCAGCCACCGCGCCGCCGGCTACTGGCACACCGCCGCCGACCGGATCTTCTCCATGCCCGAGGGCACCCGCACCCGCGGCACCGACGTCAACTGGCTCGGCAACATGCGCGACTTCAGCCTGCCGCTGCCCGGCGGCGGCCGGACCACCGGCGCCGGCGTCGTGCACCCCGGCGACACCTCCGTGCCCGCCGAGCGCGCGGTGATCAGCGACGGCACGTCCTTCTGGGTCTGGGCCGACGCCGAGCCGCGCGACACCTGGCACGAGTACGACCCGGCCACCGGCACCACCGGCCGCGCCGCCATGCCCGGCTTCCTCGCGGACGCCCTGACGCACGCCCCCGCCGGCAGCACCTTCGGCTCCGGCTGGCTGCGGCCCACCGCGACCACCGGGCCCACGCCCGCCGACACCCCGGTCGACGGCCTCTACGGCTGGCGCAGCGTCACCCTGCCCGACGGCACCAAGCGCGGCGAGGACCTCGCCGGGAACACCGTCACCGTGCCCGCCCACGCCAACACCCCCGTACGACGGGTGCTCTTCCCCGGCTGCGACCACCCCCAGGCCGTCGCCCAGGACAGCTACAGCATCAGCCTGTACGACGAGGACCACGTCGTCACCGCCACCGCCCGCACCGACAACGCCCCGGGCACCTTCGCCGAGGGCAGCCTCGCCCTGCCGCCGCTGCGCTACTGGCACTGCCTGCAACCCCGCGATCCGCAGGGCTCCCGCGCGCTGCGCCGGATCGACCGGGACACCACGGCCGCTCTGATCAAGGCGGCCGCCGCCACCGACCCCAAGAAGCCCCGGGAGCTGCTCGACGCCGTCCGCACGGTGCTCCCCGAGGTCGGCCACGACGCGCTGGTGGCGGGCATCGCCGGCATCGTCCGCTTCGCCACCACCCAGCAGCTGGCGCTGGACGCCGTCGCGAAGCGGCTCGAACAGCAGCTCTCCGGCACCGGCGAGGAGCCGGACGAGGAGCCCGTCGGCCCGACCGACCAGCAGGTCCGCGAGGCGCTGAACGGCCTCGGCTACCACCGCGGCTGGTACGGCTCCGAGCACACCCACGACATCCTGCGCCAGACCCGCGCGCTGGCCCGGGCCGTCCGGGCCGAGCTCGAACCGGCCCCCGCGGGCACCCTGCACGTGGACGCGCCGGCCCTGCCCGGCGAACGGCTGAACTGGATCGACCTCGGATCGCTGGCCCCCGCGCTCGCCTTCCGCGTCGCCGTCGCCACCACCGACCCGCAGGACCGCGAGGCACTGCACGCCCTCGGCCTGGAACTCGACACGCTCGGCCTGACCACCGCCACCGGCGGCGCGAACTGGCGGCAGTCGCGCGTCCACCTGGACGGCAGCCACCTGCTCGACACCGACGGCAGCCGGCGCAGCGCCCACGTCGACGCGCTGCTCGCGCAGGGCGACGGCGCGTTCCTCGCCTTCGTCGCCGCCGACGTCGCCGACAACGGGGACGCGGAGTGCACGGTCCTCCACCACGACCCGGCCGGCCGCTTCGAGATCCCGGCCCCGTACACCCTCCGGTCCACCGGGCCGATCCCCGCGGGCCCGACCGACGACCGGCTGCCCGGCCTGCTCGCCGCTCTCGCCGCCCGCGGACCCGCCCCCTGGTTCCCGGCGGCGGCCGAGGAGTTCGCGCGACTCACCGGCGTCACCGAGACCATGGCCCGCCTCGTCGTCGCCGGCCTGCCGAAGGCCGACTCCTACGAGCGCGGCTTCCTGACACCCGAGCTGCGCAAGCTGCTCGGTGTCAAGGTCGCGGACGCCGCCGTCGCCAAGGGCGAGCTGCGCGCCCTCGCGGCCGACACCCGGCGCGCCGTCGTCGCGGCGCTCCTGCCCGCCGAGCCGGACCGGCTCTGGACCGAGGGCCCCGACGTGGCGGCCGCCGCCGAGGTGTGGAACGCCAAGGTCGGCCGGCGCGTGGCCGTCCCCGAGGCGCTGCTCGCCGAGGCCGTCCGCGCGGTGCGCACGGACTGGGCGCCGACCGTCTCGCTGGCCGCCGTCCTCGACCCGGCCGGCACCCCGGAACTGACCCGGGACCTCGCCTGGAAGGTCAAGGGCGACCGGGTCGTGCCCGCCGAGCAGGGGGCCACCGGCTTCACCGCCAAGACCCTGGTCGGCGCCGTCGCCCTGACCGCCTGGCTCGCCCACCGGCTCCCCGCGGGCGATCCGCTGCGAGCCGCACTGCCGGCCGCCCTGGCCGCCGTCCGGGACCGCCTGGCCAACCCCGAGCTGATGCTCGACCTCGGCCGGTACGTCCACCTGCCGGCCTTCCGCAAGGTCGCCGGCGCCCCGACCGAGGTCGGCGAGGGCTACGAGCGCTACGGCGCCGTCATCATGGCCACCCACGACGACCAGCCCGCCCCCGGTATCCGCACCGCGCTGCTCGACACCGCCGGGCAGGACCCGTACCTGCCCGCCCTGCGACTCGACGACCAGCAGCCGTTCCCGGCCGAGACGGCACTGGGCGCGGCCCGCGACCCGCGCCTGGCGGCCGCGCTCGCCGACCCCGGCGACCCGGTGGCCGGGGAACGCGGCAAGGACGGCACCTGGTGGCCGCAGGACCCGTCCCGGTCCGTGCCCGACCTCGTCGAGGCCGTGGCCGAGCGGCACGGCCTCGGTGCGGACGCCGCCACCGTCTACCTGATGCTGCTGGCGATGCCCGACCCGACCGACCGCAACACCGCGCGGTGGACCGGCTGGCGCCCCGCCCGGATCAAGGCCGCCCGGGCCGAACTCGCGGCCACCGACCTGGTCGTCGAGGCCACCCGCAGCCGGGCGGGCCGCTCGCTCTTCCTGCCGGGCGGCTGGACGGAGCTCAGGACCCCGCACCTGCCCGTGGAGACCTGGAAGCTCCCGCTGCTCGACCTGGTCAGCGGCCAGAGCGTGCTGCTCGGCGTGGCGGTGCCCACCGAGCCAGCCGCCGCGCTCTACCGCAGGGCGTGGGCGCGGCTGGGCGACGGCGACCTCCCGCGCTTCCAGGAGCTGAGGACGCGGCGCGGCCGACGCCGCTGA
- a CDS encoding DUF4132 domain-containing protein, whose translation MGWLAAGEGYEVSLVEGRVTARSTAGRSAGRQLKTLPKAVREHPEVDRLRRFAEWLDRHAAGCVAQVDAWMVSSLPVPTGLVARVWPDEAWQTALRDLAVVGDDPDEVGFLRDATPSGELRLVNLDGETVRISPATVTLPHPVLLPDLEDLREFAAELGVVQRVDQIHRATWHRPEGLAATAHEVSDFAGGSFPSRFRLAARASALGYRVSGGYATCRVRDAGRTTEAAVWIGEPYWDGDSETGSLVWRDLDGRALALPEVGPVAWSEGMRMAAALHAGRTVEEGRSA comes from the coding sequence ATGGGCTGGCTGGCTGCGGGCGAGGGGTACGAAGTCTCCTTGGTGGAGGGCCGGGTGACGGCACGGTCGACGGCCGGGCGATCGGCCGGACGGCAGCTGAAGACGCTGCCGAAGGCGGTACGGGAACACCCCGAGGTGGACCGGCTGCGGAGGTTCGCCGAATGGCTGGACCGTCATGCGGCCGGCTGCGTGGCCCAGGTGGACGCCTGGATGGTCTCCTCGCTGCCCGTCCCGACCGGGCTGGTGGCCCGGGTCTGGCCGGACGAGGCCTGGCAGACGGCCCTGCGCGACCTCGCGGTCGTCGGCGACGACCCCGACGAGGTGGGCTTCCTCCGCGACGCGACGCCCTCCGGTGAGCTCCGGCTGGTCAACCTGGACGGCGAGACGGTGCGCATCTCGCCCGCGACGGTGACCCTGCCCCACCCCGTGCTGCTGCCCGACCTGGAGGACCTGCGCGAGTTCGCCGCCGAACTCGGCGTCGTCCAGCGGGTCGACCAGATCCACCGGGCCACCTGGCACCGCCCGGAGGGCCTCGCCGCCACCGCCCACGAGGTGTCGGACTTCGCCGGCGGCAGCTTCCCCTCCCGGTTCCGGCTGGCGGCCCGGGCCTCCGCGCTCGGCTACCGGGTGTCCGGCGGCTACGCCACCTGCCGGGTCCGGGACGCCGGACGCACCACCGAGGCGGCGGTGTGGATCGGCGAGCCGTACTGGGACGGCGACTCGGAGACCGGCAGCCTCGTCTGGCGCGACCTGGACGGGCGCGCGCTCGCACTGCCCGAGGTCGGGCCGGTCGCCTGGTCGGAAGGGATGCGGATGGCCGCAGCCCTGCACGCCGGCCGCACGGTCGAGGAGGGCCGCAGCGCATGA